AAAATTCTTGGAACAATGGTATCGAAGGGAACTATTGGAGCAGTTATAATGGGTCAGATAAGATCGAGAATGGAATCGGTGATACAGCATATATTATCAATGAAAACACCAACGACAGTTACCCTTTAATGAGTATCTTCATGCAGTTCAACCTCTCGGTAAGAAATAAAGCTTATACCCTTAACGTAGTCTCAAATTCCACAATTTCAAGTTTAAGACATCTTTACCATCAAGCTAACAATACTGCTAAAGTGAGTTTTCAGGTTAATAATAGTGAAGGCAAAGGTTTCTGCCGCATTTGCATTCCTCATGACTTAGTTGGGCCTCCTTACAAGGTGATTGCAAATTACAACATCTCCTTAACGGCTAGTACCGTTCACAGAAACAAGACACATACTTGGCTGTACTTCACCTATGATTATTCAGAGCATGAGCCGACTACCATCATCTTGTTATCCCAAGAGCAACCTGTATGGTATCAATTGTGGTTCTGGGTAACGATTTTCTTGGCAGCGGTTGTGACTGTTCTTTTTTTGCTTGTCATAAGATATCACAGGATGTCCATTAAGCAGAAAAAACTTATTCAAGTTTACGAGTTTGAACTGCAAATGCGTGCACATAAATATTTAGACACTGCACGGGCATTCTTTGAGGCTGATGTAAAAAGAAGGAAAGCCAAAATCAAGAAATTCGAAAAGAAATATAAAATAAAAGTACGACCTCGCGAAAATTTTGAAGATATTGTCAAGTTGGAGTTTGAGAAAAAAGAGAAAGAAAGAGTCACAGACTAGTCTGTTTTTATTTAACCTCTGGGTTAAGAACAGATTAAGATTTTAAGCGTTGATTATGAAAGTTTTTTGAAATAATATGAAATCTATTACGTTTGCAGTTTCAAAGGGTGGGGTAGGCAAGTCCCTTATGAGTGCAAACGTAGGTGCTGCTCTAGCTGGTAAAGACAAAAAGGTGATTTTAATTGAGGGAGATCCGAACCATCCTCTGCAAAAAATCCTCGACGTCAATATATCTACTAGTGACTGTAAGCTTGATGAAGTTGTAAAAGATGATTTGAAGATTGAGAAGGCAGTATATTCCACGAAAGTCGACAATCTGTTTTTGATTCCTTCGGGAATCTCCCTTCAAGGGTATCTTGACATAGATCCTGTGAGTTTTGCAAAGAAAATCTCTGACTTGACAGCAGATTTTATGCTTATAGATGTTCCGTTTCCCTTGGGTAAAGCAGCTTTCTTGTCGTTAGGAGTATGTGAATACTTTATCCTTCTCCTAACCGAAGACGAGTTTGTACTATGTGTTGAGTCAGCCATAGACACCATTCGTTTGGGTAGGTATTTTCTCCAGTGTGTACCACTTGGTTTTGTGTTAAATAGAATCAAAACACCTGAGAGGTTCAATGATGAATTTGTTAAAGACCTTGAAAATCTTCTTGAAATTTCTTGTATAGCACGAATAAAGGAAGATCAGAGGGTGCTAAAGTCATATGGCGGAGTAAGGCATCAGAAAGCTTTTTTGGCGTATAAAAAATTCGCTGATAGCGAGTTTTCGAAGGGTATTTTTCAAGTGGCAGCGCATCTTCTCGGTGATCTTCCGAGTCCTGAAAAGAAGAACGTGGTAGAGTTGATTTGGAATTTGGTCAAACCTTAAGAAGATTTTCGTCTCTAAACCTATTTTTCTTCTAGCAGTCTTATCATAATTCTCCAAAGCTTTACTTTTTTCTTTTCATCTCCTGTTAGGTAACTGTTTACTTTTTCTGATTCGCATTGGGTAAGTAATGATTTGAGGCAGCCTATTTCTTCTTTAGAAACATTGTTTCGCATCCCTTGAATTCTACGTGCCATTTTAGCAGTTTTGCTGAATATTATCCCTGTTTGTAGTAGATTTCCAACGTTGTCCTCTAGATGTTGAAGAAGTTTTTCAACTCTTTCTCTCCCTTCTAGCAAATATACAGTCTTTCTTGCATCAGGCTTCTTTGCAAAAATGCCTGATTCATGTCGTATCAGTCCTATTTCTTCTAATTGTTTCATATGCTTGAGTAGTCCTGGCAGTGTTATTTTCAGGTTATAGTCATTTTCTAGTTTTTTGGCAATATCTGATAAGGATCTCCATTCCAATTCTAATAGTAATCTTAAGATATATCTTCTTACTTTACTTTCGAAGATGTTTAGGCGATTCCAGAAGTCAGCTTCCAAACGTTGAACCACTCGATTAGAATAGTATTAGGATATCTGATAAGTTTAACGCATTCTTGTGGCTTTAAACTTAACTTGTAGGTTAAATTTTTGACCTAGAACATTTTTCCAAAAACTTTAATTATCCGTTGGGATATCGATAACTTGCTGAAAGAGGAAGGAGAAAAAATCAATGAAAAAAGCAAGCATTTTAGCATTTGTGTTCTTGGCAGCTTTGATGCTAATATCTATCGGCGTAGTGTTTCCAGTACGCGCAGCACCGAGGGCTGATGCTGACATTAGATTTTACGGTAGTCCAGAGGCTGGTTTCGCTGCTCTAATGGCTGATGACATCGACTTTTATCAGTGGTCGTTGACTCATGAGCAGAGAGTGAGCTCGGAAGCTGATCCAAACATCGCCATTGCAGAGTATGTTGAAAACGGAATGTCTGAGTTTGACCTAAACAACAACTACACCGTAGCTGGTACCTATCCTGGAATCAGAAACCCTCTAACCGTTAAAGAGTTCAGACAGGCTCTAACATGCGCGGTGGACAAGCAATACATCGTGGATGAAATCTTGCTGGGCGCTGGAGGAATACTCAACGTTCCAATTCCACTGAACTCCATCACCTGGTGGAACGAAACCCTACTCCAAGCGAACTACGAGTGGAAGTACGACATAACTAAGGCTGCAACGTTACTAGACGCTGCAGGATTCGTTGACACTGAACCTGATGGCACTCGAAACTATCCTGTTGGTTGGGATGGCGCAGAAGCCGGAGGCAACATGGACCCGCTTATCTTCTACATAAGAACTGAAGACAAAAGGCACGATGCCGGCATACACCTTACATACCAGTTGGACACCTTAGATGTCCCATACACCGCAATCGAAGGTACTTCAGACGTTTGCTTCCCGCCTGTTATGGGAGACCTAAACTACCACATTTACACAGGCGGCTGGAGCCTAGGAAGATACCCAACGTTCCTTTACTTCGGATACCACAGTGACTACTGGTTCTCATATGGATCAAACTACGTAACAGGCATGAACAGTTCAAACCTCCCCAACTATCCGCTGCTTGACGAATATGTTCGCGCTGTATATTTCACACCAAGTATTGCTGCAGCTAACATTTCTGCTCTAGCGGCAGGCGGATTAGGCTGGGCTGATTTGTGTGTCAACATTCCTCTATGGTCCTACACAAGCTACGTCGGCTGGCGTAAGACCATGTGCGGAGTTATCAACCAGTTCGGCTACGGATACGACAACGCGTACCAGTTCTGGAATGCATACCAAAGTGCTGGCGGCCCAATTAGGATGGGAACAGTAAACGGACCTAAGGCACTTAACCCATTGTACTCAACATGGTACTATGACTACGCAACGATGGACAGGATATTCAATGCCTTATTGATGGTGAACCCATACGATCTTACAATAGATCAAGCTGGAGCGGCTCAAGACTGGGAAGTTGGAACGTGGATCGATCCATACCCAGGTCCAAACGAGCCTTCTGAGAAATCCACAGTTACGTACTATCTGAGGTCAGACTGTGGGATAGCTGAACCAGGAACAGGCAACTATGTACGAAATCTAAACACGCATGACTTAGAGTTCTCGGCATGGTACACTTACTGCTTCCCTGATGCTTGGAACTATCCAAGCTACGAAGACCTGCACCACAGCGAAATAATCGACGACTACACGATTAAGTACTACTTCGACGACGCAAGCTACTGGTTCTACACCGCACCGCAATACCCGATACTCGCCAAAGACGAGCTGATCGACCCACTATGCAATCCAAGCTCTGCAAGTTTCACAAGTGACGGCTCAAACTGCAGTACAGGAACCCACTTCAAATTGACAGCAGAAAACATAGTACAGGTGACTTCTGACGACGTGCCAGTCGACTACTACATTTACGGTGGCTACGAAGACAGAGAGCATAACTGGATTATGCTTGAAGGCGACGTAGGAGCTGGAACATACACGATCAACTTCTACACAGACGATCTTGACCCCCACGGCTACTACCTTGCAGGCCTAGACTGGGAACTCACGTGGTACGGCTTCGGTCCCTTCTACGCCCTAGGCATAACGGAAGGCGTAGGCGGATATGCTACGCTGAACAAAAACCCATACTACTGGCTTGAAGATCCACCTTTGGGTGAGACTGACTGGCGCTGGTGGTGGAACACTCCAGGAGGACAACCCGGATGGGAGATTCCTGGACGCGACAGCGGCTACTTCCAAATCAACATCTACGACGTAGTAAAAGCCACAGGAAGCTACTGCCACAGCGGCGACAAGGTATATGACCCTGGCTACTTCCCAGGTGCAGACCTAGACAAAACCGACCTTGCACACATAGGCATCTACGACATAGTAAGCATCACAGGCAAATACGGACTAAAATGGGCAATACCCCCATAAAATCCATAGCCAAAACCAATAAGCTCAACATCTCCTCTTTTTTTTACTTTCATGCACCAAAACTTAAATATGCTGCACGTGATCTTCTAACACGAAAGATTATCTGAGATGGGATACATGGGGCTCAAAGGATACATTGGAAAAAGAATTTTTTATTCAATTATCTTAATCTGGGCTGTAATAACAGTCAACTTTATGATATTCTCGATGATGCCTGGAGATCCACTTGCGCAGTTTGTAGCAGGTCAAAGGGGAAGGATAGATGAAGACAGATATAACGAGTTGAGACACGCTTTTGGGCTTGACAGCCCCTTACACGAAAGATATCTCCTAACAATTTCTAACATGTTGACTTTTAACTTTGGCAGAGAAACCGGCAGTGGAGAACCTGTTTGGAACACTGTGCTGACACCATTGTTTAACACGATTATACTTATGGGAAGCTCAGTGATTATCTCCATCCTTATTGGAATTATTATTGGAGTAATAGTGGCTAATAAGAGAGGAGGACTTTTTGATACGTTCGTGGTAACGGGCTCATTGGTGGGCTATTCAGTTCCTATATTTTTTATAGGCTGGATAATGATATTCCTTTTTGCCATTCAGCTCGACTGGTTCCCTGCTGGAGGAACCTTTCCAGTGGAGTGGGGGCGTAATCCTCCAGCAAACATTCTAGAATTTATAGCTGGACGAGGAATTATGATAGTGTTACCAGTGATTACTTTGTTTATGTTCTCCGTTGGAGGTTGGATCCTTCTAACAAGAGCATGTGTTCTTGAAACAATCAACGAAGACTATGTGCTAACTGCAAGAGCTAAAGGTCTTAAAGAAAGAACTGTTCTATTCAAACATATTTTGAAAAATGCTTCATTACCTCTCATAACTAACGTTGCAATAGCGTTCGCCTTTCTAATAAGCGGTGCAATAATAACTGAAACACTCTTCTCATACAACGGTATGGGATTGCTAACATGGCACTCAATTTATCCTTTCCCAAATCTTCCTGTCTTGAGTGCCATTTTCTATGTAACAGGGTTACTCGTAATTGTCGCGAACTTCATCGCAGATTTGTTATACGGCATAATAGATCCTCGTGTTAGATATGGGTGAGAAAAATGGCAACAAGAAAAGCTAGAACAGCCTTCATGATAACAAGATTCCGACGAACCCTAAGTCAGATCAGTCGAAGCAAACGCGGAACTATTGGAATAGTCATTATAGTTTTTTTCGTACTCGTAGGAATCTTAGCACCAGTGATTGCTCCTTACGATCCCATAAGCCCGTGGCGTGGTGTAGGGGAATATCCAGCGTATGGCGAAGAACTCGGCCCTAAACTCACTGATACACTATGCTACCCAACATGGTATAAATATCTGCCTTGGGTCTACAAAGGCCCTATTGAAAATATAGAAACATTCTACAATTCATATCTCAATGTCCCTGAAATTAATGAAACCTTTCAACTATTTGGTCTCGTAGGAGAAAATACTTCTAAGAACTACCTTCCTTTATCCTTATATGCTGCAGAGCCCAAAAGAGTTAGCGCAACTTTCCCGAATAACACCGTGAGAGACCTAACGTTTGAAGAAGAATGGAGCTGGGACCTAGCATATCGGGACCAAATAAAAATATTGAAAGATCTCCCAGGGGGAACATTCTTTGAAGCAACGTACTTGACTGGTTCAGATATCGTGGAAACCATAGAAGTAGTGCCAGATCACATGTTTTCTTCAGAGCAAATATTTAAAAATGACTGGCAATGGAAAGCAAGTTCTCCTGATCTCATAAACACACAATACAACAGCCAAAAAGGGTTTAAAAACGATGGATGTGTGGAAATATCATACAGCCCAAAGCCGGAGGAACCCGTTCCTGAAGGAGAAGTCAATGTAGTAATGTCTAAGTCGTTTGAATATCAATACTGGGAATCGCCAAAATCCTTCCTCTTGCATATGTCCATACATGTAGAAGCTTCTACATTAAGAAACGTCAATATAACTATAATGGTACGAAATAACAGCAAAAATCAAACTTTTCTGATTACAAGTTTCCTAGCTACAAATATAAAAGAGGGACGTATATTAGATTATGTTCATACAAAAGAGGTGTCTACGA
The Candidatus Bathyarchaeota archaeon genome window above contains:
- a CDS encoding MinD/ParA family protein, translated to MKSITFAVSKGGVGKSLMSANVGAALAGKDKKVILIEGDPNHPLQKILDVNISTSDCKLDEVVKDDLKIEKAVYSTKVDNLFLIPSGISLQGYLDIDPVSFAKKISDLTADFMLIDVPFPLGKAAFLSLGVCEYFILLLTEDEFVLCVESAIDTIRLGRYFLQCVPLGFVLNRIKTPERFNDEFVKDLENLLEISCIARIKEDQRVLKSYGGVRHQKAFLAYKKFADSEFSKGIFQVAAHLLGDLPSPEKKNVVELIWNLVKP
- a CDS encoding ABC transporter substrate-binding protein, which produces MKKASILAFVFLAALMLISIGVVFPVRAAPRADADIRFYGSPEAGFAALMADDIDFYQWSLTHEQRVSSEADPNIAIAEYVENGMSEFDLNNNYTVAGTYPGIRNPLTVKEFRQALTCAVDKQYIVDEILLGAGGILNVPIPLNSITWWNETLLQANYEWKYDITKAATLLDAAGFVDTEPDGTRNYPVGWDGAEAGGNMDPLIFYIRTEDKRHDAGIHLTYQLDTLDVPYTAIEGTSDVCFPPVMGDLNYHIYTGGWSLGRYPTFLYFGYHSDYWFSYGSNYVTGMNSSNLPNYPLLDEYVRAVYFTPSIAAANISALAAGGLGWADLCVNIPLWSYTSYVGWRKTMCGVINQFGYGYDNAYQFWNAYQSAGGPIRMGTVNGPKALNPLYSTWYYDYATMDRIFNALLMVNPYDLTIDQAGAAQDWEVGTWIDPYPGPNEPSEKSTVTYYLRSDCGIAEPGTGNYVRNLNTHDLEFSAWYTYCFPDAWNYPSYEDLHHSEIIDDYTIKYYFDDASYWFYTAPQYPILAKDELIDPLCNPSSASFTSDGSNCSTGTHFKLTAENIVQVTSDDVPVDYYIYGGYEDREHNWIMLEGDVGAGTYTINFYTDDLDPHGYYLAGLDWELTWYGFGPFYALGITEGVGGYATLNKNPYYWLEDPPLGETDWRWWWNTPGGQPGWEIPGRDSGYFQINIYDVVKATGSYCHSGDKVYDPGYFPGADLDKTDLAHIGIYDIVSITGKYGLKWAIPP
- a CDS encoding ABC transporter permease, translating into MATRKARTAFMITRFRRTLSQISRSKRGTIGIVIIVFFVLVGILAPVIAPYDPISPWRGVGEYPAYGEELGPKLTDTLCYPTWYKYLPWVYKGPIENIETFYNSYLNVPEINETFQLFGLVGENTSKNYLPLSLYAAEPKRVSATFPNNTVRDLTFEEEWSWDLAYRDQIKILKDLPGGTFFEATYLTGSDIVETIEVVPDHMFSSEQIFKNDWQWKASSPDLINTQYNSQKGFKNDGCVEISYSPKPEEPVPEGEVNVVMSKSFEYQYWESPKSFLLHMSIHVEASTLRNVNITIMVRNNSKNQTFLITSFLATNIKEGRILDYVHTKEVSTSAQTRQNVGFAFPEQVIFSMPANMSLVIGVDFLDKEKDTTVYIDHLNMIIYGNAFGLLGTDNGNPIPPRDIFSTLVHGTRVSLIVGVLSALFSTIIGLFLGLTAGYIGGIVDEGIMRFADLLLVLPTLPLFIVLIAVMKATYGLVSMWNIIILITFFGWMSFSRSVRSMVLSIRERPFIEAAKAAGAGKFYIITKHIIPNVFTLVYVTLATSVPGAIIYEASLSWLGLGDRTIPSWGKVLYDFNASGIAVTKGLTEYWFWIFPPCIAIALLATAFILLGFSLDEILNPRLRERR
- a CDS encoding helix-turn-helix domain-containing protein; protein product: MVQRLEADFWNRLNIFESKVRRYILRLLLELEWRSLSDIAKKLENDYNLKITLPGLLKHMKQLEEIGLIRHESGIFAKKPDARKTVYLLEGRERVEKLLQHLEDNVGNLLQTGIIFSKTAKMARRIQGMRNNVSKEEIGCLKSLLTQCESEKVNSYLTGDEKKKVKLWRIMIRLLEEK
- a CDS encoding ABC transporter permease; translated protein: MGLKGYIGKRIFYSIILIWAVITVNFMIFSMMPGDPLAQFVAGQRGRIDEDRYNELRHAFGLDSPLHERYLLTISNMLTFNFGRETGSGEPVWNTVLTPLFNTIILMGSSVIISILIGIIIGVIVANKRGGLFDTFVVTGSLVGYSVPIFFIGWIMIFLFAIQLDWFPAGGTFPVEWGRNPPANILEFIAGRGIMIVLPVITLFMFSVGGWILLTRACVLETINEDYVLTARAKGLKERTVLFKHILKNASLPLITNVAIAFAFLISGAIITETLFSYNGMGLLTWHSIYPFPNLPVLSAIFYVTGLLVIVANFIADLLYGIIDPRVRYG